A genomic segment from Desulfurobacterium pacificum encodes:
- the hisI gene encoding phosphoribosyl-AMP cyclohydrolase, whose translation MVNRELLEKIDFEKGGGLVPVVVQDINTKTVLMLAYANKEALIKTIETGYAHYYSRSRKKIWKKGETSGNVQKVVRIFLDCDEDTLLYLVEQKGVACHTGEYSCFFRTIAEFEDE comes from the coding sequence ATGGTAAATAGGGAATTATTGGAAAAAATAGACTTTGAGAAAGGTGGCGGGCTTGTTCCTGTTGTAGTTCAGGATATTAATACGAAAACAGTACTCATGTTAGCTTATGCAAATAAAGAAGCTTTGATAAAAACTATTGAAACAGGCTACGCTCATTACTACTCACGTTCCAGAAAGAAAATCTGGAAAAAGGGTGAAACGTCCGGTAACGTTCAAAAGGTTGTAAGAATATTTTTGGATTGTGACGAGGATACGTTACTTTATTTGGTTGAGCAGAAAGGGGTGGCTTGTCATACTGGAGAGTATAGTTGCTTTTTCAGAACGATTGCGGAGTTTGAGGATGAATAA
- the ahcY gene encoding adenosylhomocysteinase: protein MDFHVKDLSLADKGKDRIEWAEMDMPVLRKEIRERFLEEQPLKGIKIAACLHVTTETANLMRTLKEGGAEVYLCASNPLSTQDDVAAALVKHYDIPVFAIKGEDEETYYKHIEAVLNVKPNITMDDGADLISTLHKKHKELIDNVIGGTEETTTGVIRLKAMAKDGALKYPVIAVNEALTKHLFDNRYGTGQSTIDGILRATNRLLSGSVFVVAGYGWCGKGVAMRAKGMGAEVIVTEVDPIKAIEARMDGFRVMPMSEAAKLGDIFCTVTGNINVIREEHFKVMKDGAIVSNSGHFNVEIDIPALERMAVKKRRVRDFVDEYTLEDGRRIYLLAEGRLVNLSAAEGHPASVMDMSFANQALSAEYLVKEGKNLKPDVYVVPGHIDRKVAELKLKAMGIEIDELTPEQIEYLNSWEMGT from the coding sequence GTGGATTTTCACGTTAAGGATTTGTCTCTTGCAGATAAAGGAAAAGATAGGATAGAGTGGGCAGAAATGGATATGCCCGTTTTAAGGAAGGAAATACGTGAGAGATTTTTGGAAGAACAACCGTTGAAAGGTATAAAAATAGCTGCTTGTCTTCACGTTACTACTGAAACGGCAAATTTGATGAGAACATTAAAGGAAGGAGGAGCTGAAGTTTACCTTTGTGCTTCCAATCCGTTGTCCACTCAGGACGACGTTGCTGCAGCTCTTGTAAAGCACTACGATATTCCAGTTTTTGCGATAAAGGGAGAAGATGAAGAGACTTACTATAAACACATAGAGGCTGTTTTAAACGTTAAACCTAACATTACTATGGATGATGGAGCAGACCTTATATCAACTCTGCATAAGAAACATAAAGAACTTATAGATAACGTTATCGGTGGAACGGAAGAAACAACGACCGGCGTGATAAGGCTTAAAGCGATGGCAAAAGATGGGGCGCTTAAATACCCTGTTATTGCAGTTAACGAAGCCCTTACAAAGCATCTTTTTGATAACCGTTACGGAACAGGTCAATCAACTATAGATGGCATTTTGAGAGCGACAAATAGGCTGCTTTCCGGTTCTGTTTTCGTTGTTGCCGGTTACGGCTGGTGCGGTAAGGGCGTTGCTATGAGAGCTAAAGGAATGGGAGCAGAAGTAATAGTTACTGAGGTTGACCCTATTAAAGCCATAGAAGCGAGAATGGACGGTTTTAGAGTTATGCCTATGTCTGAAGCGGCAAAGTTAGGAGACATATTCTGCACCGTAACTGGCAACATAAACGTTATAAGGGAAGAACACTTTAAAGTCATGAAAGACGGCGCTATTGTTTCTAACTCTGGTCACTTTAACGTTGAGATAGATATTCCTGCACTTGAAAGAATGGCAGTTAAGAAGCGTAGAGTTAGAGATTTCGTTGATGAATATACGCTTGAGGATGGTAGAAGGATTTACCTTTTAGCTGAGGGAAGACTCGTTAACCTTTCTGCTGCAGAAGGACATCCTGCTTCTGTTATGGACATGAGTTTTGCCAATCAGGCGCTTTCTGCTGAATATCTCGTGAAGGAAGGTAAAAACTTGAAACCTGATGTTTACGTAGTTCCGGGACATATAGATAGGAAGGTGGCTGAGCTGAAGTTAAAAGCTATGGGAATAGAAATTGATGAATTAACGCCAGAACAGATTGAGTACCTTAATTCCTGGGAGATGGGAACGTAG
- a CDS encoding efflux RND transporter periplasmic adaptor subunit: MVRKLILTGVSALLLFSCGHSEKAEKLEFKTVKGISIQTVEPSYVKDYDSFSGVVIPSDQIIISPKVPGYLLKIKVKAGDNVKKGETVAVIDKKALTPDVKRALAAIKEAEAGLKEIENALEEVKAKKQAAEASFNLAEKTFNRFKNLLKEDAVSKQKFDEVKAQYEMAKANLKAVEAKERQLKAKEKQLLAKKEQAKAMLEKAKAYVSFTYLKSPVDGVVLQKLTDEGNLVSPGVGILKVGTFPLQVKALIDSEYADKLKVGDSLTTIINNESFPSTVVEIDKDADPISHKFAIKLKLKNYKNVIPGMYATVLIPQEKEQRILIPQSAIYRVGALEYVYVIDKNNVAHLRYVKTGRKIDGKVEIISGLRPGDRIAVTGIENLCDGAKVER, from the coding sequence ATGGTGCGTAAACTTATACTAACAGGCGTATCAGCACTACTACTCTTCTCGTGCGGTCATTCAGAAAAAGCAGAAAAACTGGAATTTAAAACTGTTAAAGGTATTTCAATCCAAACTGTAGAGCCTTCCTACGTTAAGGATTACGATTCATTTTCAGGAGTAGTAATCCCTTCCGACCAGATTATCATCTCTCCTAAAGTCCCTGGATACTTGTTAAAAATAAAGGTAAAAGCAGGAGACAACGTCAAAAAAGGAGAAACTGTAGCTGTAATAGACAAAAAAGCTCTAACTCCAGACGTTAAAAGAGCTTTAGCAGCGATAAAAGAGGCGGAAGCCGGATTAAAAGAGATTGAAAACGCCCTTGAAGAAGTAAAAGCAAAAAAACAGGCTGCTGAAGCTTCTTTCAACTTAGCCGAAAAAACGTTCAACAGGTTTAAAAACCTGCTCAAAGAAGACGCTGTTTCAAAGCAGAAATTTGACGAAGTAAAAGCTCAGTACGAAATGGCTAAAGCAAACCTCAAAGCTGTAGAAGCGAAAGAAAGACAACTTAAAGCAAAAGAAAAACAGCTCTTGGCGAAAAAAGAACAGGCAAAAGCCATGCTTGAAAAGGCTAAAGCTTACGTATCTTTTACGTATTTGAAATCACCAGTTGATGGAGTAGTTTTACAAAAATTAACAGATGAAGGTAACTTAGTATCTCCTGGCGTAGGAATCTTGAAAGTGGGCACTTTCCCTCTCCAGGTAAAGGCATTAATAGATTCAGAATACGCAGACAAACTAAAAGTAGGAGACTCTCTAACAACGATAATAAACAACGAAAGCTTTCCTTCTACAGTAGTAGAAATTGACAAAGACGCCGACCCTATATCCCATAAATTTGCAATAAAACTAAAGCTTAAAAACTACAAAAACGTAATTCCTGGAATGTACGCAACCGTCCTTATTCCTCAAGAGAAAGAGCAGAGAATCCTAATTCCCCAATCAGCTATATATAGAGTAGGCGCTCTTGAATACGTTTACGTAATAGATAAAAACAATGTTGCTCATCTAAGATACGTTAAAACAGGAAGAAAGATAGACGGAAAAGTTGAGATTATCTCCGGTTTGCGTCCCGGAGACAGAATAGCAGTGACAGGCATAGAAAACCTATGCGATGGAGCAAAGGTAGAGAGGTAA
- a CDS encoding TldD/PmbA family protein: MEKLIERAASILKKQSIENFDIYGVESKGFSVEVKSGKVEKIKSSNKKGLAFRVVVDGRLGFSYTSDVSDDGIKVAIECAKENSRVVSPDEYYFSMPAKAEELFPLADSRYEEIPVERKIDIAKTLEAKALEYSEKVKRVRKASYGDGLSTVYYMNSNGHGFSYSTTSFSLSILLVASEGEESQMGWDFETVRYFSDINPDKVATRAAENAVELLGARPLKTAKLPVIFKNTVFAELIEALSPVFLGNNVLRGKSLFAGKLGYEVANHVLTIYDDPTVRDGIGSIPFDDEGIPTRKKAVIDRGVLKNYLLDTYSAKKLEMAPTGNGLRASLSSLPQPGITNLVVERGVLDFDGLVRTPEEVIVVTDAMGIHTINPISGEFSIGISGVYYRDGKKVQPVTGMTVAGNIRDLLFGITQVGADERWLGNVSTPSVLIKSLTVSGE, translated from the coding sequence ATGGAGAAGCTTATAGAGAGGGCTGCAAGTATTCTGAAAAAGCAGAGCATAGAGAATTTTGATATATACGGCGTTGAGTCTAAGGGATTTAGTGTTGAAGTTAAAAGTGGAAAAGTTGAGAAGATAAAATCGTCCAATAAGAAGGGACTGGCGTTTAGGGTTGTTGTGGATGGGAGGTTAGGATTTTCTTATACTTCCGACGTTTCAGATGATGGAATAAAGGTTGCTATAGAGTGTGCGAAAGAGAACAGTAGAGTTGTTTCTCCGGATGAGTACTATTTCTCTATGCCTGCCAAAGCAGAGGAACTGTTCCCTCTTGCTGATAGTAGGTATGAAGAGATTCCGGTTGAGAGGAAGATAGATATTGCAAAAACTTTGGAAGCTAAAGCGTTAGAGTATAGTGAAAAAGTTAAAAGAGTTAGAAAGGCTTCTTATGGAGATGGTCTTTCTACTGTTTACTATATGAACTCAAACGGTCACGGTTTCTCTTACAGTACTACAAGCTTCTCTTTGAGTATTCTTTTAGTTGCTTCGGAAGGCGAAGAGTCTCAGATGGGGTGGGATTTTGAAACTGTTAGGTACTTCTCGGATATTAATCCTGATAAAGTTGCTACAAGGGCAGCAGAGAACGCCGTTGAACTTTTGGGTGCACGTCCGTTAAAGACAGCTAAATTGCCTGTGATTTTTAAGAATACTGTTTTTGCTGAACTGATAGAAGCTCTTTCTCCAGTATTTTTGGGAAACAACGTTTTAAGGGGTAAATCTCTTTTTGCTGGAAAATTGGGTTACGAAGTGGCTAACCACGTTTTAACTATTTACGATGACCCGACAGTTAGAGATGGTATCGGGAGTATCCCTTTTGACGATGAGGGTATTCCTACCAGGAAGAAAGCTGTAATAGATAGAGGAGTTCTTAAAAATTATCTGTTAGATACCTATTCAGCTAAGAAGTTGGAAATGGCGCCTACAGGGAACGGTTTGAGAGCTTCTCTTTCTTCTCTTCCTCAGCCTGGTATAACCAATTTGGTAGTTGAAAGAGGTGTTTTGGATTTTGACGGTCTTGTTCGGACACCTGAAGAGGTGATAGTTGTTACAGATGCTATGGGTATTCATACTATAAATCCCATATCAGGTGAATTTTCAATAGGTATAAGCGGAGTTTACTATAGAGATGGGAAAAAAGTTCAGCCTGTTACTGGAATGACTGTTGCAGGAAATATTAGGGATTTATTGTTTGGAATTACTCAAGTTGGAGCTGATGAAAGGTGGTTGGGGAACGTTTCAACTCCATCTGTTCTTATTAAATCGCTTACTGTAAGTGGGGAATAG
- the thyX gene encoding FAD-dependent thymidylate synthase, with the protein MRIELLSFSCIPLDEGEDAFLRHSHFCFLVDGISRACSHQLVRHRVASYSQQSQRYVSMKDFPYVKPKTVEGKVVEIDGLKMDFDGLMRFIGKFYEALVEEGVPKEDARFVLPNACSTRIVFTMNGEELVHFLRLRTCNRAQWEIRDMAIGILKILIKRFPKVFSKVGPNCYYLGYCTEGKKSCGKQDEVRAFFSNLSSS; encoded by the coding sequence ATGAGAATTGAGTTACTTTCCTTTTCCTGTATTCCTTTAGATGAAGGGGAAGATGCCTTTTTAAGGCATTCTCATTTCTGTTTTTTAGTTGATGGTATATCTCGTGCCTGTTCTCATCAGCTTGTGAGGCATAGGGTAGCTTCTTACAGTCAGCAATCTCAAAGGTACGTTTCTATGAAAGACTTTCCTTACGTTAAGCCGAAAACTGTTGAAGGTAAAGTTGTTGAGATTGATGGATTAAAGATGGATTTTGATGGATTGATGAGATTTATAGGTAAGTTTTACGAGGCTTTGGTAGAAGAGGGAGTACCTAAAGAAGATGCCAGATTTGTTCTTCCTAACGCTTGTTCAACAAGAATAGTGTTTACTATGAATGGAGAAGAGCTGGTTCACTTTTTAAGGCTTAGAACGTGTAATAGAGCGCAGTGGGAGATAAGGGATATGGCTATAGGAATTTTAAAAATTCTTATTAAGAGATTTCCGAAAGTTTTTTCCAAGGTTGGTCCTAACTGTTATTATTTGGGATATTGTACTGAAGGAAAGAAGAGTTGCGGTAAGCAGGATGAAGTTAGAGCGTTCTTTTCCAATCTTTCATCAAGTTAG
- a CDS encoding DHH family phosphoesterase, with amino-acid sequence MKSLSREEMAELLKSLSGKILITTHKNPDGDAIGSSVGWRNFLKKLGKNVKVILRDRIPYFFDFIPGINDVEVREEISEEFDWVIITDVSEAKRTGFESLPAKRSIVIDHHITAEPFSDYYIVEPEISSTCELSYHIMKLIDESLIDRNVALPIYTGIVTDTGSFSYTNTSPETHHVASELIKRGAEPYLVRRNIFERNRINRFKLLELVLRTLEFALEGRVAHITVYKRFLEETKAYPEETEGFINYPRSIEGVEVAVFFKEIEEGKWKVSLRSKGSVNVAFVAKRFGGGGHVMAAGFETEGNLEDIKKDLFRELQVEFDKISKL; translated from the coding sequence TTGAAAAGTTTATCAAGAGAAGAAATGGCTGAGCTTTTAAAGTCTCTGTCTGGAAAAATCCTCATTACCACCCACAAAAATCCTGATGGTGATGCCATAGGAAGCTCTGTAGGCTGGAGGAATTTCTTAAAGAAATTAGGAAAGAACGTTAAAGTTATTCTGAGGGATAGAATTCCTTACTTTTTTGATTTTATCCCTGGAATTAACGACGTTGAAGTAAGGGAAGAGATATCTGAAGAATTTGATTGGGTGATAATTACAGACGTTTCTGAAGCTAAAAGAACGGGGTTTGAATCTCTTCCTGCTAAAAGGTCAATAGTGATAGACCACCATATAACAGCAGAGCCGTTTTCTGATTACTACATAGTAGAACCTGAGATTTCAAGTACTTGTGAGCTTTCCTACCATATAATGAAACTAATTGATGAGTCTCTTATAGATAGAAACGTAGCTCTACCTATCTATACAGGAATAGTTACAGATACGGGTAGTTTTAGCTATACAAACACTTCGCCTGAAACACACCACGTTGCTTCGGAGCTTATAAAGAGGGGAGCGGAGCCTTACTTAGTAAGGAGAAACATTTTTGAGAGAAATCGGATAAACAGGTTTAAACTTCTTGAATTGGTTCTTAGAACTTTAGAGTTTGCCCTTGAAGGTAGGGTTGCTCATATAACGGTTTATAAGAGGTTTTTGGAAGAAACGAAGGCGTATCCTGAGGAAACTGAGGGGTTTATCAACTATCCTCGCTCTATTGAGGGTGTGGAAGTGGCTGTCTTTTTTAAGGAGATAGAGGAAGGGAAGTGGAAGGTTTCTTTAAGGTCAAAGGGTAGCGTTAATGTAGCTTTTGTGGCTAAAAGGTTTGGTGGTGGCGGTCACGTTATGGCTGCCGGCTTTGAAACGGAAGGAAATCTTGAAGATATAAAAAAAGATTTATTTAGAGAACTACAAGTTGAATTTGATAAAATATCAAAACTTTAA
- the rbfA gene encoding 30S ribosome-binding factor RbfA — MKNVRRERLKSLLIREISEIIRRDVDLPETLFVTVQGVELSKDNSKATVYISSLKKEDALRAVNILNKAEGYIHHLLGKRLKMRVVPRPHFVVAPEVLF; from the coding sequence ATGAAAAACGTGAGGAGAGAAAGGTTAAAATCGCTTTTAATAAGAGAGATTTCTGAGATTATTCGCCGTGACGTAGACCTTCCGGAAACGCTTTTCGTGACGGTTCAGGGAGTAGAGCTTTCCAAGGATAATTCAAAAGCTACCGTTTACATTTCTTCCTTGAAGAAAGAGGATGCGTTACGCGCCGTTAATATTCTCAACAAGGCTGAAGGGTATATTCATCACCTTTTGGGTAAGAGATTAAAGATGAGGGTTGTTCCAAGACCTCATTTTGTTGTTGCTCCGGAGGTGTTATTTTGA